One Sediminicola sp. YIK13 DNA segment encodes these proteins:
- a CDS encoding phosphoadenosine phosphosulfate reductase domain-containing protein, which produces MKFTEQQIKDLNAQFKGIPPEEIISWALQYAKNAVVTTNFRPYEVAILHAVTDIEKDVPVIWCDTGYNTPNTYKHAEELIAKLDLNIKLYVPKQTAAHRDAVLGIPGIEDPNHAIFTEQVKLEPFKRAMAEHKPDVWFTNLRKGQTALRDTLDILSQSKDGVLKVSPFYHWNDAQLDAYLANLGLPNEHKYFDPTKVLDNRECGLHT; this is translated from the coding sequence ATGAAGTTTACGGAACAACAGATAAAAGATCTTAATGCCCAATTCAAGGGCATACCACCAGAAGAAATTATTTCTTGGGCTTTGCAATACGCTAAAAACGCGGTGGTAACCACTAATTTTCGACCTTATGAAGTGGCAATACTTCATGCGGTGACTGATATAGAAAAAGATGTTCCGGTAATCTGGTGCGATACGGGCTACAATACCCCCAATACATACAAACATGCCGAGGAGTTAATCGCTAAACTGGACTTGAACATTAAGTTATACGTGCCAAAGCAAACAGCAGCGCACAGGGATGCTGTTTTGGGAATTCCAGGAATTGAAGACCCAAACCATGCCATTTTCACAGAACAGGTGAAATTGGAACCTTTTAAAAGAGCAATGGCAGAGCATAAGCCAGATGTGTGGTTCACCAATTTAAGAAAAGGGCAGACCGCCCTGCGTGATACTTTGGATATTTTGAGCCAAAGCAAGGATGGTGTATTAAAGGTGAGTCCATTTTACCATTGGAATGATGCGCAATTGGATGCCTATCTCGCAAATCTTGGGTTGCCCAATGAACATAAATATTTTGACCCGACCAAAGTACTGGACAATCGGGAGTGTGGATTACACACCTAA
- the thrA gene encoding bifunctional aspartate kinase/homoserine dehydrogenase I has product MLKHLKIKNYTTYSGSSLDISLSYQLFGPELHSAPIVLVNHALTGNSDVAGEHGWWSALIGDDKCIDTKKYTVLCFNVPGNGYDGFVIENYKDFVARDIANIFLQGLDLLDINRIYALIGGSLGGGIAWEMAVLNPNLTEHLIPVASDWKSTDWLIANCQIQEQFLVNSKQPVQDARMHAMLCYRTPESFKERFKRSTNEELKVFNVESWLLHHGNKLQERFQLSAYKLANQLLKTIDVTRDGEDRFMKLQKSDTNIHIIGVDSDLFFTAKENKETFKQWAQANSKVTYGEIHSLHGHDAFLIEFDQVQELLKGIFDQNGDSKRIKVLKFGGKSLANGEGIERVLDIITSKVKDGEKITVVLSARDKATDQLEAILEKAANGKNYAKDFEAFEKYQRHTYKNVDLSKEFTELVKLFEGVSLLGDYSSKIKDQVLSYGELISAKLLTKLLVGRGVKAKLLDSRNLIKTDASFGDAQVLDGLSRDNVVYEFGKLDADCVPVIAGFIASNTDNATTTLGRNGSNYSASLLANYLNAEELQSYTHVDGIFTANPDLVPDAKIISELSYGEANELANFGTTILHAKTIIPLIEKNIPLRILNTFNDDNKGTLISAKTDVEGIKSLSVFEHMSLINLEGRGLLGKVGVDARIFRALGDNKISVSIISQGSSERGIGLVVATDKAVLAKMALEKEFEHDFHSQDISMITVVEDVSIISIVGEDLSTFHKPYNALIKNQIVPLLFNNTVSGKNVSLVLKKTDLHKALNVMHGQIFGISKKVNIAVFGHGNVGGTLIDQILKSSKKIEKRNGINLNVFAVANSKRVLFNPKGVSKNWKTDIVSRGMEYQLKDVFDFARNHHLENLIAVDNTANQDFVAHYFDFVENGFDLVSSNKIANTLGYDFYQLLREELDKHQKQYLYETNVGAGLPLIDTIKLLHMSGENITRIKGVFSGSLSYIFNTFSEEDASFSSILKEAMDKGFTEPDPREDLSGNDVGRKLLILARELDLSNEFSDIEIQNLIPSELREGTASDFLQHLEVLDEKFKSIKEQQKPNHVLRYVGELSGDLQQEKGVLQVKLVSVPKESALGQVKGSDSIIEIYTESYGEKPLVIQGAGAGAAVTARGVFGDILRITEKS; this is encoded by the coding sequence ATGTTAAAGCATTTAAAGATTAAAAATTACACCACTTACAGCGGAAGCAGTTTGGATATTTCCTTGTCCTATCAGTTATTCGGACCCGAATTGCATTCTGCCCCAATAGTCTTGGTGAACCATGCCCTGACCGGTAATTCGGACGTGGCCGGGGAACACGGTTGGTGGTCTGCCTTAATTGGTGACGATAAGTGTATAGATACCAAAAAATATACGGTGCTTTGTTTTAATGTTCCGGGCAATGGGTACGATGGTTTTGTTATTGAGAATTATAAGGATTTTGTGGCCAGGGATATTGCCAATATCTTTTTGCAGGGCCTTGACCTGTTGGATATTAATAGGATATATGCCTTGATCGGGGGATCATTAGGGGGTGGCATCGCTTGGGAAATGGCCGTATTGAACCCTAACCTAACCGAACACCTGATCCCTGTTGCGTCTGACTGGAAGTCCACGGATTGGTTAATTGCAAACTGTCAGATCCAGGAACAGTTTTTGGTGAATTCCAAGCAGCCCGTACAGGATGCCCGTATGCATGCCATGTTGTGCTACAGAACCCCTGAGTCTTTTAAGGAGCGTTTTAAAAGGAGCACCAATGAAGAATTAAAGGTGTTTAATGTGGAAAGTTGGTTGCTGCACCATGGGAACAAGTTGCAGGAGCGGTTTCAATTATCGGCCTACAAACTTGCCAACCAATTATTAAAGACCATAGATGTGACCAGGGACGGAGAGGACCGCTTTATGAAATTGCAGAAGAGCGATACCAATATTCATATCATAGGGGTAGATTCCGATCTGTTCTTTACCGCAAAGGAAAATAAGGAGACCTTTAAACAATGGGCCCAGGCCAATAGCAAGGTGACCTATGGTGAAATCCATTCGCTACACGGGCACGATGCTTTTTTGATAGAGTTTGATCAGGTTCAGGAATTGTTAAAAGGGATTTTTGACCAAAATGGAGATTCCAAGAGGATAAAGGTGCTCAAATTTGGGGGGAAATCTTTGGCCAATGGGGAAGGAATTGAAAGGGTTTTGGATATCATCACCTCCAAAGTGAAGGATGGAGAAAAAATAACAGTGGTATTATCTGCCCGGGACAAGGCTACTGACCAACTGGAGGCCATTTTGGAAAAGGCTGCCAATGGGAAGAATTATGCCAAGGATTTTGAAGCTTTTGAGAAATATCAAAGGCACACCTACAAAAATGTAGATCTGTCCAAGGAGTTTACAGAATTGGTGAAATTGTTCGAAGGGGTTTCCCTTTTGGGGGATTATAGTTCCAAGATCAAGGACCAAGTCTTGTCATATGGAGAGCTTATTTCTGCCAAACTGCTGACGAAGTTATTGGTAGGGAGAGGTGTTAAAGCCAAGTTGCTGGATTCTAGAAATTTGATAAAGACCGATGCCTCTTTTGGAGATGCCCAGGTTTTGGATGGCCTGTCCAGGGATAATGTAGTCTATGAATTTGGGAAATTGGATGCTGATTGCGTCCCTGTTATAGCTGGGTTCATTGCTTCCAATACCGATAATGCCACCACCACCCTGGGTAGAAACGGCAGTAATTATTCTGCTTCCTTATTGGCCAATTATTTAAATGCCGAGGAGTTACAGAGTTATACCCATGTAGATGGGATCTTTACTGCCAATCCGGATTTAGTGCCGGATGCCAAAATTATTTCAGAACTATCCTATGGGGAGGCCAATGAGCTGGCAAATTTTGGGACGACGATCCTGCACGCCAAGACCATTATTCCGCTTATTGAGAAAAATATCCCATTACGGATATTGAACACTTTTAATGATGACAATAAGGGAACCCTCATAAGCGCGAAAACGGATGTTGAAGGCATCAAATCACTTTCCGTCTTTGAACATATGTCACTTATCAATCTGGAAGGACGTGGGCTTTTGGGGAAAGTAGGTGTGGATGCCCGAATTTTTAGAGCTTTGGGGGATAATAAAATTAGTGTGAGCATCATTTCACAAGGATCTTCTGAAAGGGGGATCGGATTGGTAGTGGCCACGGATAAGGCTGTTTTGGCAAAAATGGCCCTGGAAAAGGAATTTGAGCACGATTTCCATTCGCAGGATATCAGTATGATCACGGTGGTGGAAGACGTTTCCATCATCTCCATTGTGGGGGAGGACTTGAGCACTTTTCACAAGCCCTATAATGCGCTGATCAAAAACCAGATAGTTCCCTTATTGTTCAACAATACGGTATCGGGGAAGAATGTGAGCTTGGTCCTAAAAAAGACAGACCTGCACAAGGCCCTTAATGTGATGCACGGCCAGATTTTCGGAATTAGTAAAAAGGTAAATATTGCTGTTTTTGGACATGGCAATGTTGGAGGAACCCTCATTGATCAAATACTGAAATCTTCCAAAAAGATTGAAAAAAGAAATGGGATAAACCTCAATGTTTTTGCCGTGGCAAATTCCAAAAGAGTGCTTTTTAATCCCAAGGGTGTCTCTAAGAACTGGAAGACGGACATAGTTTCCAGGGGCATGGAATACCAACTAAAGGATGTTTTTGATTTTGCGAGGAACCATCATTTGGAAAACTTGATAGCTGTGGACAATACTGCCAATCAGGATTTTGTTGCCCATTATTTCGACTTCGTTGAAAACGGATTCGACCTGGTATCTTCGAATAAAATTGCCAATACCTTGGGATATGATTTCTATCAATTGTTACGGGAAGAACTGGATAAACATCAAAAGCAATACCTTTATGAGACCAATGTGGGGGCAGGGTTGCCTTTGATAGATACCATAAAGCTATTGCATATGTCCGGGGAGAATATCACTAGGATAAAAGGCGTTTTCTCAGGTTCTTTGAGTTATATTTTTAATACCTTTTCCGAGGAGGATGCCTCTTTTTCAAGTATCTTAAAGGAAGCAATGGATAAGGGATTCACCGAGCCGGACCCGAGGGAAGACCTTTCTGGTAATGACGTGGGTAGAAAATTACTTATTTTGGCCAGGGAACTGGATCTGAGCAATGAATTTTCGGATATTGAGATCCAAAATTTGATTCCCAGTGAATTGAGGGAAGGTACAGCTTCTGACTTCTTGCAGCATTTGGAAGTGTTGGATGAAAAGTTCAAGAGTATTAAGGAGCAACAAAAACCAAACCATGTGTTGCGGTATGTGGGAGAGCTATCTGGGGACTTGCAACAGGAAAAGGGAGTCTTGCAGGTAAAATTAGTCTCGGTTCCCAAGGAAAGTGCTTTGGGACAAGTAAAAGGATCTGACTCTATCATTGAGATTTACACGGAATCATACGGTGAAAAACCCTTGGTCATACAAGGAGCGGGAGCAGGTGCGGCAGTAACAGCAAGAGGGGTGTTTGGCGATATATTACGAATTACAGAGAAAAGTTGA
- a CDS encoding response regulator transcription factor, giving the protein MTEQITILLAEDEIALGTIIKESLESRGFSVLYAENGVEALDLYRKNKPNILVLDVMMPKKDGFSLASEIRVEDKSTPIIFLTSKSQTKDVLEGFSHGGNDYIKKPFSMEELIVRINSLLDRIKLSKTNQFISIGKYGFNHIKQELIFNNEITRLTHREAELLFHLVEKRNDILDRSFILKKIWGDDDFFNTRSMDVFISKLRKKLKKDENIKILNVRGFGYKLICMD; this is encoded by the coding sequence ATGACAGAACAAATAACAATATTACTTGCGGAAGATGAAATTGCTCTAGGTACAATTATAAAAGAGAGTCTGGAAAGCAGAGGATTTTCGGTTTTATATGCGGAGAATGGTGTGGAAGCTCTCGACTTATATCGAAAAAACAAACCAAACATTTTAGTTCTAGATGTTATGATGCCCAAAAAAGATGGGTTTAGTCTTGCAAGTGAAATAAGGGTAGAGGACAAATCTACTCCTATTATATTTTTGACATCAAAATCACAAACAAAAGATGTTCTAGAAGGATTTTCACATGGTGGTAACGACTACATAAAAAAACCATTTAGCATGGAAGAATTAATTGTTCGTATCAACTCCTTACTTGATAGAATAAAACTATCAAAAACCAACCAATTTATTAGCATTGGCAAATATGGTTTTAATCATATCAAACAAGAATTAATTTTTAATAATGAGATCACAAGACTTACTCATAGAGAGGCAGAATTGTTATTTCATTTAGTTGAAAAGAGAAATGATATACTAGACCGCTCCTTTATACTCAAGAAAATCTGGGGAGATGATGATTTCTTCAATACACGAAGTATGGATGTATTTATTAGCAAGCTTAGAAAAAAATTAAAAAAAGACGAAAACATTAAGATATTAAATGTTCGTGGATTTGGATACAAACTAATTTGCATGGATTAG
- a CDS encoding DUF2061 domain-containing protein yields MIADQLILGKKASSTSYKSDKKTEQPKRSIVKSISWRIIGTIDTILISWIVTGTAKVAFSIGLVELFTKMLLYFFHERAWNSINWGK; encoded by the coding sequence ATGATAGCAGATCAATTGATATTAGGTAAAAAAGCGAGTAGTACCAGCTATAAGTCCGACAAGAAAACTGAGCAGCCAAAAAGGAGTATTGTTAAATCCATTAGCTGGAGGATTATTGGTACCATTGATACCATTTTAATTTCTTGGATTGTTACAGGTACTGCAAAGGTGGCTTTTTCAATCGGATTGGTAGAATTGTTTACTAAGATGCTATTGTACTTTTTTCATGAAAGAGCATGGAATTCCATTAACTGGGGCAAGTAA
- the metK gene encoding methionine adenosyltransferase, giving the protein MAYLFTSESVSEGHPDKIADQISDALLDNFLAFDSESKVACETLVTTGQVILAGEVKSHTYLDLQQIARDVINKIGYTKGEYQFSGDSCGVISLIHEQSKDINQGVDRGTKEEQGAGDQGMMFGYATKETENYMPLALDISHKILQELALMRRENKEITYLRPDAKAQVTIEYSNENVPQRIDTIVVSTQHDQFDADDDKMLEKIKKDIISILIPKVKSQLHESLQVLFDDDINYHINPTGKFVVGGPHGDTGLTGRKIIVDTYGGKGAHGGGAFSGKDPSKVDRSAAYAARHAAKNLVAAGVADEILVQVSYAIGVVKPTSIYVDTYGTSKVNLSDGEIAKKVGELFDMRPFAIEERLKLRNPIYFETAAYGHMGKEPQMVNKVFESPYNGRIEKEVELFTWEKLDAIDKVKAAFQL; this is encoded by the coding sequence ATGGCGTATTTATTCACCTCGGAATCGGTAAGTGAGGGACACCCAGATAAAATTGCAGATCAAATAAGCGATGCGTTGTTGGACAATTTTTTGGCCTTCGACTCAGAAAGTAAAGTAGCTTGTGAGACTTTGGTTACCACAGGACAAGTAATTCTTGCCGGGGAGGTTAAGAGCCATACCTATTTGGATTTACAGCAAATAGCAAGGGATGTCATCAATAAAATAGGTTACACTAAAGGGGAATACCAATTTAGTGGTGATTCCTGTGGGGTTATTTCCTTGATACATGAACAATCCAAGGATATCAATCAAGGTGTTGATAGAGGTACAAAAGAAGAGCAGGGGGCTGGTGACCAGGGAATGATGTTTGGGTATGCCACCAAAGAAACCGAGAATTATATGCCTTTGGCATTGGATATTTCCCATAAAATCCTCCAGGAACTGGCTTTGATGAGAAGGGAGAATAAAGAAATCACTTATCTAAGACCTGATGCAAAGGCGCAGGTGACCATAGAATATTCCAATGAAAATGTACCCCAACGAATTGATACCATTGTAGTTTCTACACAACACGATCAATTTGATGCGGATGACGATAAAATGTTGGAAAAAATAAAAAAGGATATTATTTCCATTCTTATTCCAAAGGTAAAGTCCCAATTACATGAGTCGTTACAAGTATTGTTCGATGATGATATTAACTACCACATCAACCCAACCGGTAAATTTGTTGTCGGTGGGCCACATGGGGATACCGGGTTAACCGGAAGAAAGATTATTGTGGATACCTATGGTGGAAAAGGTGCCCATGGAGGTGGCGCCTTCAGTGGTAAGGATCCAAGTAAGGTAGATAGAAGTGCGGCCTACGCTGCCCGTCATGCGGCCAAGAATTTGGTAGCGGCAGGAGTTGCCGATGAAATCTTGGTGCAGGTAAGTTATGCCATCGGGGTGGTTAAGCCAACGTCCATTTATGTAGATACCTATGGTACCTCTAAAGTGAATTTAAGCGATGGGGAGATTGCTAAGAAAGTAGGAGAATTGTTCGATATGAGGCCTTTTGCCATAGAAGAGCGATTGAAACTGCGCAATCCTATCTATTTTGAAACAGCGGCTTATGGCCACATGGGCAAAGAGCCACAAATGGTAAATAAAGTTTTTGAATCGCCCTATAATGGTAGGATCGAGAAGGAAGTGGAGTTGTTCACTTGGGAAAAATTGGATGCCATAGATAAGGTAAAAGCGGCCTTCCAATTGTAA
- a CDS encoding trans-sulfuration enzyme family protein, producing MKKKQFETEAIRTQMERSQYLEHSTPMYLTSSFVFEDAEDMRASFAEEKERNIYSRYSNPNSSEFIEKVCKMEGAEDGFAFASGMAAVFSTFAALLESGDHIISCRSVFGSTHSLFTQFFPKWNINTSYFNINEVDTIEGLITPKTKILYAESPTNPGVDILDLEVLGAIANKHNLIFIVDNCFASPYLQQPIKFGAHLVIHSGTKLMDGQGRVLAGITVGGKELMEKVYRFSRITGPALSPFNAWVLSKSLETLSVRVDRHCENALKLAQFLEEHPKVNWVKYPFLKSHPQYEIAKRQMKAGGCVVAFDVKGGVEAGRKFFDAIKLLSLSANLGDARSIVTHPASTTHSKLTTEERLGAGITDGMVRVSVGLEHIDDIIADIDQALA from the coding sequence ATGAAAAAAAAGCAGTTTGAAACGGAAGCAATTCGCACACAAATGGAACGAAGTCAGTATTTGGAGCATTCAACGCCCATGTACCTTACGTCCAGTTTTGTATTTGAGGATGCAGAAGACATGCGCGCTTCCTTTGCAGAGGAAAAGGAAAGAAATATATATTCAAGATATAGCAACCCCAATTCTTCGGAATTTATTGAAAAAGTATGTAAAATGGAAGGCGCAGAAGACGGCTTCGCCTTTGCGTCGGGAATGGCAGCTGTTTTTTCAACCTTTGCTGCCCTTTTGGAAAGTGGAGACCATATTATTTCTTGTAGAAGTGTTTTTGGCTCTACCCATAGTCTCTTTACCCAATTTTTTCCGAAGTGGAATATCAATACCAGTTATTTCAACATAAATGAGGTAGATACCATTGAGGGGCTAATCACCCCAAAAACCAAAATACTTTATGCAGAATCGCCTACCAATCCTGGGGTTGATATCCTCGATCTGGAGGTATTGGGAGCGATTGCCAATAAGCACAATTTGATCTTTATAGTGGACAATTGTTTTGCTTCCCCATATTTGCAGCAACCCATTAAATTTGGTGCCCATCTGGTGATACATTCCGGGACCAAACTTATGGATGGCCAAGGCCGTGTATTGGCAGGGATTACTGTGGGAGGAAAGGAGTTGATGGAAAAAGTGTATCGTTTTTCACGAATTACCGGTCCGGCATTATCCCCTTTTAACGCCTGGGTGTTATCTAAAAGTTTGGAGACCTTGTCCGTAAGGGTAGACCGACATTGTGAGAATGCTTTAAAACTAGCCCAATTCTTGGAAGAACATCCCAAGGTAAATTGGGTAAAATATCCATTTTTAAAATCGCACCCCCAATACGAAATCGCCAAAAGGCAAATGAAAGCTGGCGGTTGTGTGGTTGCCTTTGATGTAAAGGGAGGAGTAGAGGCGGGAAGGAAATTCTTTGATGCCATAAAATTACTGTCCTTGTCTGCTAATTTGGGTGATGCAAGAAGTATTGTAACACACCCTGCATCCACGACCCATAGCAAGTTAACCACCGAAGAACGATTGGGCGCTGGGATAACAGATGGTATGGTAAGGGTTTCCGTAGGCCTGGAACACATAGATGACATTATTGCCGATATTGATCAGGCATTGGCGTAA
- a CDS encoding RrF2 family transcriptional regulator: MLSKKTKYGLKALTFLANQKDREPVQIAEIANHENISQKFLESILLTLRKTGFLGSKKGKGGGYYLIKDPKDIPMTTVMRVLEGPIALVPCVSLNFYEKCSDCPDEESCSVHKLMIQVRDSTLEVFGSNTLADLMS, encoded by the coding sequence ATGCTTTCTAAGAAGACCAAGTACGGATTAAAGGCGCTCACCTTTTTGGCCAACCAAAAAGATAGGGAGCCCGTTCAAATTGCTGAAATTGCCAATCACGAGAATATTTCACAAAAATTTTTGGAAAGCATTCTGTTAACCTTGCGTAAAACAGGCTTTTTAGGATCAAAAAAAGGAAAGGGTGGGGGGTATTACCTCATTAAGGACCCCAAAGATATTCCAATGACCACGGTGATGAGGGTTTTGGAAGGTCCTATTGCCCTTGTTCCCTGTGTCAGCCTTAATTTTTACGAAAAATGCAGTGACTGTCCAGATGAGGAAAGTTGTTCCGTTCACAAGCTTATGATTCAAGTGAGGGACAGTACGTTAGAGGTTTTTGGCAGCAATACCCTCGCCGATTTAATGTCCTAA
- a CDS encoding O-acetylhomoserine aminocarboxypropyltransferase/cysteine synthase family protein, which produces MSDQKFSTNALHAGHDVAANGGTRAVPIYQSTAFVFKDSDHAANLFALAEPGNIYTRINNPTNDILEQRLAVLEGGIASVVTASGTAAISTTLLVLLKAGDHIVASNSLYGGTYNLLNVTLPRLGITTTFVDPSDPANFGKAVNDNTRAIFVESLGNPKLDVLDLAAISKEAKAAKIPFIVDNTVATPALLNPIAHGANIVIHSLTKFINGNGTALGGAIIDAGTFDWSSGKFPEFTEPSAGYHGLVYHEALGPAAFIAKVRIEGLRDHGAALSPFNAFQIIQGLETLEIRIAKHSENALALAQWLESRDEVVWVNYPGLESSKYNQLAKKYLPKGQSSIVTFGVKGGFESAKKIADETKIFSLLANIGDTKSLIIHPASTTHQQLDAAAQESTGVTTDLIRLSVGLENLEDLKSDLEHAFKTIELSNPIA; this is translated from the coding sequence ATGAGTGATCAAAAATTTTCAACAAACGCATTACATGCAGGCCACGACGTGGCGGCCAATGGAGGAACAAGAGCAGTACCTATCTATCAGAGTACGGCCTTTGTCTTTAAGGATTCGGACCATGCAGCCAATCTTTTTGCTTTGGCGGAGCCTGGGAACATCTACACCAGGATCAATAACCCTACCAATGATATTTTAGAGCAGCGCTTGGCCGTTTTGGAAGGCGGAATAGCATCCGTGGTTACGGCTTCCGGAACAGCAGCAATTTCTACGACCTTATTGGTTTTATTAAAAGCGGGCGACCATATTGTGGCTTCCAATAGTTTATATGGGGGTACTTACAATTTATTGAACGTTACACTTCCAAGACTGGGGATCACTACCACTTTTGTAGACCCTTCTGATCCTGCAAATTTTGGCAAGGCGGTTAATGATAATACTAGGGCCATTTTTGTAGAGTCCCTCGGGAATCCTAAATTGGATGTCCTGGATCTGGCTGCAATATCCAAAGAAGCAAAAGCAGCTAAAATTCCCTTTATTGTGGATAATACGGTCGCAACACCTGCCTTGTTAAATCCTATAGCCCATGGTGCCAATATCGTGATCCATTCGTTGACCAAATTTATCAACGGGAATGGAACAGCTCTTGGTGGGGCCATAATAGATGCTGGTACTTTTGATTGGAGCAGTGGCAAATTCCCTGAGTTCACGGAACCATCTGCGGGATACCATGGACTGGTATATCATGAAGCTTTGGGACCGGCAGCATTTATTGCTAAGGTCAGGATTGAAGGATTACGGGATCACGGGGCGGCACTGAGTCCATTTAATGCATTTCAAATTATACAAGGTTTGGAAACTTTGGAGATAAGAATTGCAAAACATAGTGAAAATGCACTGGCACTGGCCCAATGGCTGGAAAGTCGTGATGAGGTGGTTTGGGTGAATTATCCAGGTCTGGAAAGCAGTAAATACAACCAATTGGCCAAAAAATACCTACCTAAAGGTCAGAGTAGTATTGTTACCTTTGGAGTTAAAGGAGGATTCGAGTCTGCCAAAAAAATAGCAGATGAAACCAAAATATTCTCTTTGCTTGCCAATATTGGCGATACAAAATCTTTGATCATACACCCGGCTAGTACCACGCATCAGCAATTGGATGCTGCGGCCCAGGAATCAACAGGCGTGACCACAGATCTAATTAGATTATCTGTAGGACTGGAAAATCTCGAGGATTTAAAGTCGGACTTGGAGCATGCCTTCAAGACCATCGAATTGAGCAATCCCATAGCCTAG
- a CDS encoding sensor histidine kinase codes for MMTDKNQTYLIFLVGITILVTIGIQLYWNYENYLTNKQRLLNEVQLSLDQSVENYYAETSQNNFITFIDTTSTNYSDNNSISNFLGDTAIKRYFKKFDLKGGTEHFTHNDSVLDKEINKSGISARRGITEISDKKELEQYPNRISITLNQDSIQFPILKNYLDKALKRKSITIAYSINHLKNDSVFEKKGDLQSSPKTLKIISESNFLPDNEAIELIFTNPIKEIYQRGFLGILLSLVLSLSIVWCLYYLLSIIKKQKELSLIRNDFVSNITHELKTPIATVATALEGISSFNREQDEEKNKKYIEISKQQLMKLNLMVEKILDTASLDHDSLTLNQEKLDIIQIINNIITRFKTTYPSYTITLNNTIPSLLHEVDNFHFEVAISNLIDNAIKYGNGEIVVELKETNASFEIYVTDNGPGIPKSHQTDIFEKFFRVPSGNLHDVKGFGIGLYYAMKIILKHNGTLEYLPKESWTTFKISLLK; via the coding sequence ATGATGACTGATAAAAACCAAACCTACCTAATTTTTCTTGTTGGGATTACCATACTTGTCACAATAGGAATTCAGTTGTATTGGAATTATGAGAACTACCTAACCAACAAACAACGCCTACTTAATGAAGTTCAATTAAGTTTAGATCAAAGTGTGGAAAACTATTACGCAGAAACCTCGCAAAATAATTTTATCACTTTTATAGACACCACTTCAACCAATTATTCAGATAATAACTCAATTTCCAATTTTCTAGGGGACACTGCCATTAAAAGGTATTTTAAGAAATTTGATTTAAAGGGCGGTACGGAGCATTTTACCCATAATGATTCAGTATTGGATAAGGAAATAAATAAATCTGGCATATCCGCTAGAAGAGGTATAACTGAAATATCTGACAAAAAAGAATTAGAACAATATCCCAATAGAATTTCCATCACCCTCAATCAGGATTCAATACAATTTCCAATTCTTAAAAATTACCTTGACAAGGCACTGAAACGCAAAAGCATTACCATTGCCTATTCTATTAACCACCTAAAGAACGATTCTGTCTTTGAAAAAAAAGGTGATCTCCAATCCTCCCCAAAAACATTAAAAATAATTTCTGAATCCAACTTCCTCCCCGATAACGAAGCTATTGAACTTATTTTCACAAATCCGATCAAAGAGATCTATCAAAGAGGATTTTTAGGCATTCTACTTTCTTTGGTTCTTTCATTAAGCATTGTTTGGTGCCTTTATTACCTTTTGAGCATCATTAAAAAACAGAAGGAATTGTCTCTTATAAGAAATGATTTTGTAAGTAATATTACCCATGAACTCAAAACACCCATTGCAACAGTTGCCACAGCACTTGAAGGGATATCAAGTTTTAACAGGGAACAGGACGAAGAAAAGAATAAAAAATATATCGAGATCTCTAAACAACAGTTAATGAAACTCAACCTAATGGTAGAAAAAATATTGGATACTGCCAGCTTGGATCATGATAGTCTTACATTGAATCAAGAAAAATTAGATATCATCCAAATAATCAATAATATAATCACCAGATTTAAAACAACCTACCCTTCTTATACAATTACCTTAAACAATACAATTCCCTCCTTATTACATGAGGTTGACAATTTTCATTTTGAGGTTGCAATTAGCAACCTCATAGACAATGCCATTAAATATGGTAACGGTGAGATAGTGGTAGAACTAAAAGAAACTAACGCTAGTTTCGAAATTTACGTTACTGATAATGGCCCGGGTATTCCCAAAAGCCATCAAACCGATATTTTTGAAAAATTTTTTAGAGTACCAAGTGGTAATCTACATGACGTTAAAGGTTTTGGGATAGGGCTCTATTATGCCATGAAAATTATTTTAAAACACAATGGCACGCTTGAGTATCTGCCAAAAGAATCCTGGACAACATTTAAAATTTCCTTGCTGAAATAA